The following proteins come from a genomic window of Triticum aestivum cultivar Chinese Spring chromosome 6A, IWGSC CS RefSeq v2.1, whole genome shotgun sequence:
- the LOC123128961 gene encoding FT-interacting protein 3 encodes MAKAEKLVVEVVAAHNLMPKDGQGSSSAYVEVEFEHQKRRTRPRPRELNPVWNERLVFPVADPDDLPYRAIDVGVYNDRAASSGNSPHGRNFLGKVRVPAAGVPAPGEPVVPQLFTLEKRSLFSHIRGEITLKIYRAGAGAGEMVAKGKQEKAAKVVVTGPEVVAAPPVNGGKKQQQQQQHQRQRQRQQPVVAARPHQTQQQQPQQPMEVLPQPQPAAMKPVMLADHYPVPSMFPGGPADFSLKETRPHLGGGLTADKASATYDLVEQMQYLYVRVVRACGVATPGEAVAEVKLGNYRGVTPPAAAHQWDQVFAFSKETIQSSFVEVFVRARGSDDHVGRIWFDLSEVPRRAPPDSTLAPQWYAMEDRKGERGSVEVMVAVWYGTQADEAFAEAWHSKAAGVQGHGPLGSIKSKVYVAPKLWYLRVSVIEAQDLLPMDKGPMAMGRYPELFVRAQIGSQMLRTRASPIMANRGPTSPFWNEDLMFVVAEPFEEFLVVSLEDHVSPGRDDILGRLVVPVTAIERRWDEKLVVSRWFGLERGAGGGNVAVNNPNNRFGSRVHLRLSLDGGYHVLDEATAYSSDLRPTAKQLWYPHVGVLELGVLGATGLTPMKGRADGRGATADSYCVAKYGQKWIRTRTVVDSVCPRWNEQYTWEVFDPCTVITVGVFDNCHVDKPAPGNNTTVAVRDNCIGKVRIRLSTLETDRVYTHAYPLLMLHPSGVKKMGELHLAVRFCSSNAGNMYHAYARPMLPKMHYVEPLLVRQVESLRFQATSVVAARLGRTEPPLGKEVVEYMLDHRSHLWSMRRSKANFFRLVSVLSGVMAVGRWFELVRSWHYPVHSCVAVFTFLVFVLMPELILPTAFLVMAFTGLWRYRVRPRHPPHMDMRLSHADAATVDELDEEFDTFPSSRGDVVRFRYDRLRSVAGRVQTVVGDIATQGERMQAVLSWRDPRATMLFSVACVAAAVIAYAVPMKLLVGLWGLYAMRPPRFRSRMPSPLMNFFRRLPSKADILL; translated from the coding sequence ATGGCCAAGGCGGAGAAgctggtggtggaggtggtggcggcgcacAACCTGATGCCCAAGGacggccagggctcctcctcggCCTACGTGGAGGTGGAGTTCGAGCACCAGAAGCGCCGCACCCGGCCGCGCCCCAGGGAGCTCAACCCCGTCTGGAACGAGCGCCTCGTCTTCCCCGTCGCCGACCCCGACGACCTCCCCTACCGCGCCATCGACGTCGGCGTCTACAACGACCGCGCCGCCTCTTCTGGGAACAGCCCCCACGGCCGCAACTTCCTCGGCAAGGTGCGCGTCCCGGCCGCCGGCGTGCCCGCGCCAGGGGAGCCCGTCGTGCCGCAGCTCTTCACGCTCGAGAAGCGGAGCCTCTTCTCGCATATCCGCGGCGAGATCACGCTCAAGATTTACCGCGCCGGCGCCGGGGCCGGCGAGATGGTCGCCAAGGGCAAGCAGGAGAAGGCGGCCAAGGTGGTGGTGACTGGCCCCGAggtggtcgccgcgccgcccgtgaatgggggcaagaagcagcagcagcagcagcagcaccagcgCCAGCGCCAGCGCCAGCAGCCGGTGGTGGCCGCGCGGCCGCATCAGACGCaacagcagcagccgcagcagcccATGGAGGTCTTGCCGCAGCCGCAGCCGGCGGCCATGAAGCCGGTGATGCTCGCCGACCACTACCCCGTGCCCAGCATGTTCCCCGGCGGCCCCGCGGACTTCTCCCTCAAGGAGACGCGTCCCCAcctcggcggcggcctgacggccgACAAGGCCAGCGCCACCTACGACCTGGTCGAGCAGATGCAGTACCTGTACGTGCGCGTGGTGCGCGCGTGCGGCGTGGCGACGCCCGGCGAGGCCGTCGCGGAGGTCAAGCTCGGGAACTACCGCGGCgtcacgccgccggccgccgcgcaccAGTGGGACCAGGTCTTCGCCTTCTCCAAGGAGACCATCCAGTCCTCCTTCGTGGAGGTGTTCGTGCGCGCCCGCGGCAGCGACGACCACGTCGGCCGCATCTGGTTCGACCTCTCCGAGGtgccccgccgcgcgccgccggacagcaCGCTGGCGCCGCAGTGGTACGCCATGGAGGACCGCAAGGGCGAGCGCGGCAGCGTGGAGGTGATGGTCGCCGTGTGGTACGGCACCCAGGCCGACGAGGCCTTCGCCGAGGCGTGGCACTCCAAGGCCGCCGGCGTCCAGGGCCACGGCCCCCTGGGATCCATCAAGTCCAAGGTCTACGTCGCCCCCAAGCTGTGGTACCTCCGTGTGTCCGTCATCGAGGCGCAGGACCTGCTTCCCATGGACAAGGGGCCCATGGCGATGGGCCGGTACCCGGAGCTCTTCGTGCGCGCGCAGATCGGGAGCCAGATGCTGCGCACACGAGCGTCGCCGATCATGGCGAACCGGGGCCCGACGAGCCCGTTCTGGAACGAAGACCTGATGTTTGTGGTTGCCGAGCCATTCGAGGAGTTCTTGGTGGTCTCTCTGGAGGATCATGTGTCGCCGGGCAGGGATGACATCCTCGGCCGCCTCGTCGTCCCGGTGACTGCCATCGAGAGGCGCTGGGATGAGAAGCTTGTTGTCTCCAGGTGGTTCGGGCTGgagcgcggcgccggcggcggcaatGTCGCCGTCAACAATCCGAACAACAGGTTCGGGAGCCGGGTGCATCTCCGGCTAAGTCTCGACGGCGGCTACCATGTTCTGGATGAAGCAACGGCGTACAGCAGCGATCTCCGGCCGACGGCCAAGCAGCTGTGGTACCCGCATGTCGGGGTGCTCGAGCTCGGCGTGCTGGGTGCCACTGGTCTGACACCGATGAAGGGCCGGGCCGATGGCAGGGGCGCCACGGCGGATTCCTACTGCGTCGCAAAGTATGGGCAGAAGTGGATCCGCACGCGCACCGTCGTCGACTCGGTGTGCCCCCGGTGGAACGAGCAGTACACCTGGGAGGTGTTCGACCCCTGCACCGTCATCACCGTCGGCGTCTTCGACAACTGCCATGTCGACAAGCCGGCGCCTGGGAACAACACCACGGTGGCTGTCCGTGACAACTGCATCGGCAAGGTCCGCATCAGGCTCTCGACACTGGAGACCGACAGGGTGTACACTCATGCCTACCCTCTGCTCATGCTGCATCCGTCCGGTGTCAAGAAGATGGGGGAGCTCCACCTGGCCGTGCGCTTCTGCTCCAGCAATGCCGGCAACATGTACCATGCCTATGCCCGCCCGATGCTCCCCAAGATGCACTACGTCGAGCCGCTGCTGGTGCGGCAGGTCGAGAGCCTGCGGTTCCAGGCCACGAGCGTCGTCGCCGCCCGGCTCGGCCGCACCGAGCCGCCGCTCGGCAAGGAGGTCGTCGAGTACATGCTGGACCACCGCTCACATCTGTGGAGCATGCGGCGCAGCAAGGCCAACTTCTTCCGCCTCGTCTCCGTGCTCTCCGGCGTGATGGCGGTTGGCCGGTGGTTCGAGCTGGTTCGCTCCTGGCACTACCCGGTGCACTCATGCGTCGCCGTCTTCACGTTCCTGGTGTTCGTCCTGATGCCGGAGCTGATCCTGCCGACGGCCTTCCTGGTGATGGCCTTCACCGGGCTGTGGCGCTACCGCGTGCGCCCGAGGCACCCGCCGCACATGGACATGCGGCTGTCCCACGCGGACGCGGCcaccgtggacgagctggacgaggAGTTCGACACGTTCCCGTCGAGCCGCGGCGACGTGGTGCGCTTCAGGTACGACCGCCTCCGCAGCGTGGCCGGGAGGGTGCAGACGGTGGTGGGCGACATCGCGACGCAGGGCGAGCGGATGCAGGCGGTGCTCAGCTGGCGCGACCCGAGGGCGACGATGCTCTTCTCCGTCGCCTGCGTCGCTGCTGCGGTCATCGCCTACGCCGTGCCGATGAAGCTGCTGGTCGGGCTGTGGGGCCTCTACGCCATGCGCCCGCCGAGGTTCCGCAGCCGGATGCCGTCCCCGCTCATGAACTTCTTCCGGAGGCTGCCATCCAAGGCCGACATCCTGCTCTGA